The following coding sequences are from one Capsicum annuum cultivar UCD-10X-F1 chromosome 3, UCD10Xv1.1, whole genome shotgun sequence window:
- the LOC107864605 gene encoding AT-hook motif nuclear-localized protein 20-like — translation MSGLEPGSCPPMLLTKQVSVNESGSSGDNQEDINDRENGDHEPKEGAVEVGNRRPRGRPPGSKNKPKPPIFVTRDSPNALRSHVMEVSGGSDVAESIAQFARRRQRGVCVLSGNGSVANVTLRQPSSPGAVVLQGRFEILSLTGAFLPGPAPPGSTGLTVYLAGGQGQVVGGSVVGPLIAAGPVMIIAATFSNATYERLPLEEEEDVGGDRSVQSQVQAENSPPTLCSSGGRPPPQLHELPDPSSLPIYNFTPNLLPNGGQLNHDAYAWANPRPPY, via the coding sequence ATGTCTGGCCTGGAGCCAGGATCTTGCCCACCTATGCTTCTGACGAAGCAGGTCTCGGTTAATGAGAGTGGAAGTAGTGGTGATAATCAAGAAGACATTAATGATCGCGAAAATGGGGATCATGAACCTAAAGAAGGTGCTGTTGAGGTTGGAAATCGAAGACCTAGAGGTCGTCCTCCAGGATCAAAGAACAAACCCAAACCACCAATTTTTGTGACTCGTGATAGCCCTAATGCTCTCAGGAGTCACGTCATGGAGGTGTCAGGAGGCTCAGATGTGGCAGAGAGTATAGCACAATTCGCGAGGAGGCGCCAACGTGGCGTTTGTGTACTAAGTGGGAATGGTTCAGTTGCAAATGTAACCCTAAGACAACCATCATCACCAGGTGCTGTTGTACTTCAAGGAAGATTTGAGATTTTATCGTTGACCGGAGCTTTTTTGCCCGGTCCAGCCCCTCCTGGCTCGACCGGGCTAACTGTGTACTTGGCAGGTGGCCAAGGACAAGTGGTAGGTGGGAGTGTTGTTGGGCCATTAATTGCTGCTGGACCGGTGATGATTATAGCTGCTACTTTTTCTAATGCAACTTATGAAAGATTGCCAttagaagaagaggaagatgTCGGAGGCGATCGCTCCGTCCAGTCTCAAGTACAGGCTGAAAATTCGCCTCCGACCTTATGTTCAAGTGGTGGAAGGCCACCACCACAACTACATGAATTGCCTGATCCATCATCACTACCTATTTATAATTTTACACCAAATTTATTACCAAATGGTGGACAATTGAATCATGATGCATATGCTTGGGCAAATCCTAGACCACCTTATTGA